One window of the Terriglobales bacterium genome contains the following:
- a CDS encoding ferredoxin family protein: MAYVIAEPCIGTKDTACVDACPVDCIHPKKDEPAYASEEMLYIDPVECIDCGACVPVCPVSAIFALDDLPEKWKAFTERNAAYYGRTPA; encoded by the coding sequence ATGGCCTATGTAATCGCAGAACCGTGCATCGGAACCAAGGACACCGCTTGCGTGGACGCTTGCCCCGTGGACTGCATCCATCCGAAAAAGGATGAACCGGCGTACGCGAGCGAGGAGATGCTCTACATTGACCCGGTGGAGTGCATTGATTGCGGCGCCTGTGTTCCAGTGTGCCCGGTGTCGGCGATCTTCGCCTTGGATGACCTGCCGGAAAAGTGGAAAGCGTTCACGGAGCGCAACGCCGCATACTACGGCCGCACGCCAGCTTAG
- the glyS gene encoding glycine--tRNA ligase subunit beta, giving the protein MPDFLLEIGCEEIPARMIDAASLELRERVQKLLQREQLQSGGAIVSFDTPRRLAILAPGIPSQQPDTEEQVTGPAVKVAFNNGQPTPAAHAFAKKVDLDLSKIDRVNTPKGEYLTAVVRKKGRRADEILAELLPKEISSIYWPKSMYWRSKGERFIRPVRWLVAMLDEQVVPLEFAGIRAGSESRGHRTLGKAVRIRRPADYEPSLENVAVVAKRETREHRIRKALDAATRTVTGARWREDKDLLDTVVNLTEWPSVIVGGFDPEFLDLPEEVLVTVMRDHQKYFAVEDSSVRLLPHFLAVLNTGAESADVIRHGHERVLRARFNDARFFWQTDQKIPLRERVPMLKQVTFQKDLGSYYDKTIRTQRLASHVSGVLKDAGVPIRPGVLHKAALLAKADLTTELVKEFTELQGIVGGLYARVQTLDHDMAEDVRQLIADAIYEHYKPVSMEDSVPRTLEGAVLSIADKADSIAGMFALGLQPTGSKDPFALRRQANGIVKTIAEKKLAMSLSDLMADARAGYSQGPAEKKFTNADFAGSVRGFFRERLEFYMRDARGFAYDVVNAVLAAGFDDVVDAVARAEAVTVVRSSPDFASISVAFKRMKNILRQAHEAGSAPAGSFHAGSLQEPAEVNLAELLPRTAESVRKLRAEGNYAQALIEISRLRPAVDTFFDKVMVMVEDERLRANRLALLQTLLKEFSTIADFSEIVTESKSS; this is encoded by the coding sequence TTGCCTGATTTTCTGCTCGAGATCGGATGCGAAGAGATTCCGGCGCGGATGATTGATGCCGCGTCGCTGGAGCTGCGCGAGCGTGTGCAAAAGCTGCTTCAGCGGGAGCAGCTTCAATCTGGTGGCGCTATCGTGAGTTTTGATACTCCGCGGCGGCTTGCGATACTAGCCCCGGGGATACCCAGTCAGCAGCCCGACACCGAAGAGCAGGTCACCGGGCCAGCGGTGAAAGTTGCCTTTAACAACGGACAGCCAACTCCCGCGGCACACGCCTTTGCCAAAAAAGTTGATCTGGATCTTTCGAAAATCGACCGGGTCAATACACCGAAAGGCGAGTACCTCACGGCCGTTGTCCGCAAGAAAGGCCGCCGGGCTGACGAGATTTTGGCCGAACTTCTGCCGAAAGAGATCAGCTCGATTTATTGGCCCAAGAGCATGTACTGGCGCTCCAAGGGCGAGCGATTCATCCGGCCGGTGCGATGGCTGGTCGCGATGCTTGACGAGCAGGTGGTGCCGCTCGAATTCGCTGGAATCCGTGCGGGATCGGAATCTCGCGGGCATAGAACGCTGGGCAAGGCCGTGCGCATACGCAGGCCGGCGGACTATGAGCCGTCCCTCGAAAACGTCGCAGTTGTGGCCAAGCGTGAGACTCGAGAGCACCGCATTCGCAAGGCTCTGGACGCCGCGACACGCACCGTTACCGGCGCCCGTTGGCGGGAGGACAAAGATTTACTCGATACGGTGGTCAATCTTACCGAGTGGCCTTCAGTGATTGTGGGCGGATTTGATCCAGAATTTCTGGACTTGCCTGAGGAAGTGCTGGTCACGGTGATGCGCGACCACCAGAAATACTTTGCAGTGGAAGATTCCAGCGTCAGGCTCCTGCCGCATTTCCTGGCCGTCCTGAATACCGGCGCCGAGTCAGCCGACGTCATTCGGCATGGGCACGAGCGCGTGCTGCGCGCCCGCTTCAATGATGCCCGCTTCTTCTGGCAGACTGATCAGAAAATTCCGTTGCGCGAGCGCGTTCCCATGCTCAAACAGGTGACTTTCCAGAAGGACCTGGGCAGTTACTACGACAAAACCATTCGAACGCAGCGCCTGGCGAGCCACGTTTCAGGAGTGCTCAAGGATGCGGGAGTTCCAATTCGTCCCGGAGTTCTCCATAAAGCTGCATTGCTGGCCAAGGCCGATCTCACTACCGAACTAGTGAAAGAGTTCACCGAACTGCAAGGTATTGTCGGAGGACTGTACGCGCGAGTGCAGACTCTCGATCACGACATGGCAGAGGACGTCCGTCAGTTAATCGCCGATGCCATCTACGAACATTACAAACCGGTTTCGATGGAAGACTCGGTCCCGCGGACTCTTGAGGGAGCGGTACTCTCGATTGCAGACAAAGCCGACAGCATTGCCGGAATGTTTGCACTGGGGTTGCAACCGACGGGCTCGAAAGATCCCTTCGCGCTAAGACGTCAGGCCAATGGAATCGTAAAGACCATTGCCGAGAAGAAACTTGCCATGAGCCTGAGCGATTTAATGGCAGATGCCCGGGCAGGGTATAGCCAGGGGCCAGCGGAGAAGAAATTCACGAACGCCGATTTCGCCGGCTCAGTACGAGGTTTCTTTCGCGAACGCCTGGAGTTCTATATGCGCGACGCCCGAGGCTTTGCGTACGACGTGGTGAATGCCGTGCTGGCGGCCGGCTTCGACGACGTGGTAGATGCGGTGGCACGCGCGGAAGCAGTCACCGTCGTGAGGTCCTCACCCGATTTCGCGTCCATTTCCGTGGCCTTTAAGCGAATGAAGAATATTCTTCGGCAGGCCCACGAGGCCGGCAGCGCACCGGCTGGGAGTTTCCACGCCGGGTCACTACAGGAACCGGCAGAGGTCAATCTGGCCGAGTTGCTGCCGCGAACGGCCGAATCGGTCCGCAAATTGCGTGCCGAGGGGAACTATGCGCAGGCGCTGATCGAGATTTCCCGACTCAGGCCCGCGGTAGATACGTTTTTCGATAAGGTCATGGTGATGGTAGAAGACGAGCGCCTCCGCGCCAATCGTCTCGCGCTACTGCAGACCCTTCTAAAGGAATTTTCAACAATCGCTGATTTTTCAGAGATCGTGACCGAGAGCAAAAGTTCTTAA
- a CDS encoding glycine--tRNA ligase subunit alpha, translating to MSATAKNPPTYQELILRLQSFWAERGCVLQQPYDLEVGAGTMAPETFLRVLGPQPYRVAYVQPSRRPADGRYGENPNRLYKHTQLQVILKPPPENVQDLYLESLAAIGIDLRQHDIKFEEDNWESPTLGAWGIGWQVMLDGLEVTQFTYFQQCGGVDLEPISAELTYGLERLAAFLQDVDSVYDIVWAREQSGGVVTYGDVRLAEEVQFSVYNFELADVEKTWQHLRLDEAECRALLDAYADFKAEVDKGSDGKRAGDEDEKKDHTRFPVLPAYELCLKCSHLFNVLDARGAISVTERVGVIARIRALAVGIAQAWIDQQRTPAEVPAEAEPEKKTKSDRKKAKQFA from the coding sequence ATGAGCGCAACGGCTAAGAATCCGCCGACGTATCAGGAATTGATCCTGCGGCTGCAGAGCTTCTGGGCCGAGCGCGGATGCGTGCTGCAGCAGCCGTACGATCTGGAAGTGGGCGCAGGCACCATGGCGCCGGAAACTTTCCTGCGGGTGCTCGGGCCACAACCCTACAGAGTTGCCTATGTGCAGCCCTCGCGAAGGCCGGCGGATGGGCGCTATGGTGAGAATCCCAATCGGCTGTACAAGCACACGCAGTTGCAAGTCATCTTGAAGCCGCCTCCGGAAAATGTGCAGGACCTTTATTTGGAATCGCTGGCGGCAATCGGGATTGATTTGCGACAGCATGACATCAAGTTCGAAGAGGACAATTGGGAATCGCCGACCCTGGGAGCGTGGGGGATCGGCTGGCAGGTAATGCTCGACGGCTTGGAAGTCACGCAGTTCACCTATTTTCAACAGTGTGGGGGAGTGGACTTAGAGCCCATTTCTGCCGAATTAACCTATGGGCTGGAACGCCTTGCCGCCTTCCTTCAGGATGTGGACAGCGTTTATGACATCGTGTGGGCACGAGAGCAGAGCGGTGGTGTAGTGACCTATGGCGATGTTCGGCTGGCTGAAGAAGTGCAATTCTCGGTCTACAACTTTGAGTTGGCCGATGTGGAGAAAACCTGGCAACACCTGCGCCTCGATGAAGCTGAATGTCGCGCGCTGCTGGACGCGTATGCTGACTTCAAAGCGGAAGTAGACAAGGGTTCCGACGGAAAACGTGCAGGGGATGAAGATGAGAAAAAGGACCACACGCGTTTTCCGGTGCTGCCGGCATATGAATTGTGTCTGAAGTGTTCGCATTTGTTTAATGTTCTCGACGCGCGAGGAGCAATTTCGGTGACCGAGCGGGTGGGTGTGATCGCGCGCATTCGAGCGCTCGCGGTGGGTATTGCGCAAGCGTGGATCGATCAGCAGCGGACGCCTGCTGAAGTGCCGGCAGAGGCGGAGCCGGAAAAAAAGACAAAGTCTGATCGAAAGAAAGCGAAGCAATTTGCCTGA
- a CDS encoding aconitase family protein, protein MTASLLDRKIEKRPDRVRLRGRILFLTEDPELIKRQLAGEDLPWDTKNPANNPKLRDDISTDEITPAHICFFFDETLGEFPYTGLKCGSELPIKRGDVKKGGFVAAVSGKRRGKGSSREQSPYAERSAGIQLVIAENIERIYKQNCQNLGVLTSTNFGLIDKIRAGEEIPLSEFTQGEDEITRQIIEHGGLFPFNVARMQGKVFLPPIETKARPMTVAEKIFARHMIAGGDKIGVPAVKPGDAGFARTDLRFSHEYVTPMASIFFEHFVGKDAPVNDAGSVLFFRDHLTFLDEVLSEEKRKMGLLDLATQLKLKQEDFAKSRGIKLHGELRDRKGSEGICHSLVLESYALPGQLNVGSDSHTPHVGAMGCVAFGIGTTDVFNSWITKDVRVKVPESVKVVIRGKRRPNVTAKDFILQLLALDYVRSGKALAKVMEYAGEAIEELSVDERATMTNMAAEIGGFTGIVAPDNKVVDFLVERRGMDRNKAQQLIEGLNSDPGAQYAQVIELDADQIFPMVATPGDPGNGKFIRDLNTPVPVEIAYGGTCTAGKNEDMDMYARVLADALKQGKRVAGSCRFYIQFGSQETRDYCIRKGYLDVFKRAGAIVIEPSCGACINAGPGVSTRPDQIVISAQNRNFPGRSGPGQMYLASPLTVAASAVAGFITEYQPSEQRELVPA, encoded by the coding sequence ATGACTGCGTCGCTTCTGGATCGAAAGATTGAAAAACGGCCTGATCGGGTCCGCTTGCGGGGCCGGATTCTTTTCCTCACCGAAGACCCGGAACTGATCAAGCGCCAGCTCGCGGGCGAAGACCTGCCCTGGGACACGAAAAATCCAGCCAACAATCCCAAGCTTCGGGACGACATTTCGACCGACGAGATCACCCCGGCACACATCTGCTTTTTCTTTGACGAAACTTTGGGGGAGTTTCCCTATACCGGGTTGAAATGCGGCAGCGAGCTGCCGATCAAACGCGGCGACGTAAAAAAGGGCGGCTTCGTGGCCGCGGTGAGCGGGAAGCGGCGCGGGAAGGGCTCCAGCCGGGAGCAGTCGCCATACGCGGAGCGAAGCGCCGGCATTCAGCTGGTGATCGCGGAAAATATCGAGCGCATTTACAAGCAGAATTGCCAAAACCTGGGCGTGCTCACATCCACGAATTTCGGGCTGATTGACAAGATCCGCGCGGGTGAGGAGATTCCGCTGTCCGAGTTCACGCAGGGCGAAGATGAGATCACGCGGCAAATCATCGAGCACGGCGGCCTGTTCCCATTTAACGTGGCGCGCATGCAGGGCAAGGTTTTTTTACCGCCGATTGAAACCAAGGCTCGGCCGATGACCGTGGCAGAAAAGATCTTTGCTCGGCACATGATCGCCGGCGGAGACAAAATAGGCGTGCCCGCAGTCAAGCCCGGAGATGCGGGTTTCGCGCGTACTGATCTACGCTTCAGCCACGAGTACGTCACGCCCATGGCTTCTATCTTTTTTGAGCATTTCGTCGGCAAAGATGCGCCGGTCAACGATGCTGGCAGCGTGCTTTTTTTCCGCGATCACCTGACGTTTCTCGACGAAGTGCTCTCCGAAGAGAAGCGCAAGATGGGGCTGCTTGATCTTGCTACCCAACTGAAGCTCAAGCAGGAAGATTTCGCCAAGTCGCGTGGCATCAAGTTGCACGGCGAATTGCGCGATCGCAAAGGTTCGGAGGGCATTTGCCACTCGCTGGTTCTGGAGAGCTACGCGCTGCCGGGGCAGTTGAATGTCGGCTCGGATTCGCATACGCCCCACGTGGGCGCGATGGGCTGCGTTGCGTTCGGCATCGGCACCACGGATGTATTCAATTCCTGGATCACCAAAGATGTACGAGTGAAGGTGCCGGAGAGCGTAAAGGTAGTCATCCGCGGGAAGCGCCGCCCCAACGTGACGGCCAAAGACTTCATCCTGCAATTGCTGGCGCTCGATTACGTTCGCAGCGGCAAGGCGTTGGCCAAAGTCATGGAGTATGCCGGCGAGGCCATTGAAGAGCTCAGCGTGGACGAGCGCGCCACCATGACGAATATGGCGGCCGAGATCGGTGGATTTACCGGCATTGTGGCGCCTGACAACAAGGTAGTCGATTTCCTGGTGGAGCGCCGAGGAATGGATCGCAATAAAGCGCAACAGCTAATCGAAGGACTGAACAGCGATCCGGGTGCGCAGTATGCCCAGGTCATCGAACTGGATGCGGACCAGATTTTCCCCATGGTGGCCACGCCTGGGGATCCGGGAAACGGCAAATTCATCCGCGACCTAAATACGCCGGTGCCGGTTGAGATCGCCTACGGCGGCACGTGCACTGCCGGCAAGAATGAAGACATGGATATGTATGCTCGCGTGCTCGCCGACGCGCTCAAGCAAGGCAAGCGCGTGGCGGGCAGCTGCAGGTTCTATATTCAGTTTGGATCGCAGGAGACGCGAGATTATTGCATTCGCAAGGGCTATTTAGACGTCTTCAAGCGGGCGGGAGCGATTGTGATTGAGCCCAGTTGCGGAGCCTGTATCAACGCCGGACCGGGGGTTTCTACTCGCCCCGACCAGATCGTGATCAGCGCGCAGAACCGGAACTTCCCGGGGCGCAGCGGCCCGGGGCAGATGTATCTCGCGAGCCCTCTGACGGTCGCAGCGAGCGCGGTGGCCGGTTTTATTACGGAATATCAGCCCAGCGAGCAGCGGGAGTTGGTGCCGGCGTAG
- the recO gene encoding DNA repair protein RecO gives MPLKDSEAIVLRTYPLREADLLVTFFTRAEGKVRGVARSAKKSKRRFGGALEPLTWVRVYYEDRERQELARIDSCEVLQSPLADQVSYARAVALAHVAELLDELLPDREANDAIFRLALAALEQLRNDRIWMPLTYFELWIARLVGFLPELGECMVCGSALNGGRAYFHALTDGLMCASDKRLASSEISAESRALAGEMFHAPLDRFAALEWPKARAADLRRFLVQTLERHIEKKLVTAGMLHKI, from the coding sequence ATGCCGCTGAAGGACTCCGAGGCCATTGTTCTACGCACGTACCCGCTGCGAGAAGCGGACCTGCTGGTGACGTTTTTCACCCGGGCGGAAGGTAAGGTTCGGGGGGTCGCCCGATCTGCCAAGAAGTCGAAGCGGCGGTTTGGTGGAGCACTGGAGCCGCTCACCTGGGTACGGGTTTATTACGAGGACCGGGAGCGCCAGGAGCTGGCGCGTATTGATTCATGCGAAGTATTGCAGTCTCCCCTGGCAGATCAGGTGAGCTATGCGCGCGCGGTGGCTTTGGCGCACGTGGCCGAGTTACTGGACGAACTCTTGCCCGACCGCGAAGCCAATGACGCGATTTTCAGGCTGGCTTTGGCGGCATTGGAGCAGTTGCGTAATGACCGCATCTGGATGCCACTGACCTATTTTGAGCTGTGGATTGCGCGGCTGGTGGGCTTTTTGCCAGAGTTAGGCGAGTGTATGGTTTGTGGCTCGGCGCTGAATGGTGGCCGCGCGTACTTTCATGCGCTGACCGACGGTCTAATGTGTGCCTCTGATAAGCGACTGGCGTCGTCGGAGATTTCGGCCGAGTCCCGGGCGCTTGCGGGTGAGATGTTTCACGCGCCCCTTGATCGTTTTGCCGCTCTGGAGTGGCCCAAGGCACGTGCAGCAGACCTGCGTAGATTTCTGGTGCAGACGCTCGAGCGGCACATCGAGAAGAAGCTGGTAACGGCTGGAATGCTGCACAAGATCTAA
- the ppdK gene encoding pyruvate, phosphate dikinase, giving the protein MSTQTITELDKGVMEMKAPATKYVYFFGGGKADGNGKMKDDLGGKGAGLAEMTNAGLPVPPGFTIQTEACREYMRTAKVSAEIERQMQEALARLEKLQGQKLGTGENPLLVSVRSGAKFSMPGMMDTILNLGLNDESVEALARRSNNPRFAYDSYRRLIQMFGNVVLEIPKPAFDEVFDAKKKQKKAKLDTDLDARALQEVIEDYKNVVKKHAKRDFPQDPHEQLVAARDAVFRSWNNDRAKHYRRINNISDDLGTAVNVQAMVFGNLGETSGTGVGFTRNPATGVKEFYGEFLMNAQGEDVVAGIRTPVPISELNKVMPNVYSQLRDITTRLEKHYRDLQDFEFTIQEGRLYMLQTRNGKRTGRAAVRVAIQMVEEGLISKEEAIFRVEPNQLYDFLVPRLDEKNVKIEVLATGLPASPGAAVGQIVFTADEAVEKTSKDKKTPVILVRAETTPEDIHGMEVAAGILTSRGGMTSHAAVVTRGMGKCCVAGAGDIEVDEKAHEMRVKGQVLKDGDWISLDGTTGRVIKGKLNTVEAKPDDPELMKLMGWAEPFRKLGVRANADIPRDAIQARAFGAEGIGLCRTEHMFFAEDRIPHIRAMIMANNEKDRRMALRKLLPMQRSDFIGVFRAMDGFPVTIRTLDPPLHEFLPRREDLMVEIAVLEATKPRSSKLRELRTMLRRVEELHEFNPMLGHRGCRLGITYPEITEMQARAIFEAAVAVSKEGVKVYPEVMIPLVGTLKEMANQKEIVVRVAEEVFAEKERRVEYLVGTMIELPRAALVAEEIAKEAQFFSFGTNDLTQTTFGFSRDDINKFLPAYLAEGILKQDPFAALDREGVGQLVRMGTERGRKGRPNLKVGICGEHGGDPSSVEFCHQVGLNYVSCSPFRVLTARLAAAQAAAGEQLKGEAGRTK; this is encoded by the coding sequence ATGAGCACTCAGACAATTACCGAATTAGATAAGGGCGTAATGGAGATGAAGGCACCAGCCACCAAGTACGTGTATTTCTTTGGAGGTGGCAAAGCTGACGGCAATGGGAAAATGAAGGACGACCTCGGCGGCAAGGGCGCCGGATTAGCGGAGATGACCAATGCCGGGCTGCCGGTCCCCCCGGGTTTCACTATCCAGACTGAAGCTTGCCGGGAATACATGCGAACAGCGAAAGTGTCTGCCGAAATCGAGAGACAGATGCAAGAGGCCCTTGCGCGTCTGGAGAAGCTACAGGGCCAGAAGCTGGGAACGGGTGAAAACCCGCTGCTGGTAAGCGTTCGCTCGGGCGCAAAGTTTTCCATGCCAGGGATGATGGATACCATCCTGAACCTCGGCCTGAACGATGAGAGTGTGGAAGCCTTGGCGCGGCGCAGCAATAATCCCCGTTTTGCGTACGATTCGTATCGCCGGCTGATTCAGATGTTCGGCAACGTGGTACTGGAGATTCCCAAGCCCGCATTCGATGAGGTTTTCGACGCAAAAAAGAAGCAAAAGAAAGCCAAGCTCGATACCGATCTGGATGCGCGCGCATTGCAGGAAGTGATTGAAGACTACAAGAATGTGGTGAAGAAACACGCCAAGCGCGACTTTCCGCAGGACCCACATGAGCAGCTAGTGGCGGCGCGCGATGCCGTATTCCGCTCCTGGAACAACGATCGCGCCAAGCACTACCGTCGCATTAACAATATTTCCGATGATCTGGGGACGGCGGTAAACGTTCAGGCGATGGTGTTCGGCAACCTGGGCGAGACCAGCGGTACGGGCGTGGGCTTCACCCGCAATCCGGCAACCGGAGTCAAGGAATTCTACGGTGAGTTCCTGATGAATGCGCAGGGTGAGGACGTAGTGGCTGGCATACGCACACCCGTCCCCATTTCCGAACTGAACAAGGTCATGCCGAATGTGTACAGCCAACTCCGCGACATCACTACACGGCTGGAGAAGCACTATCGCGACCTGCAGGATTTCGAGTTTACGATCCAGGAAGGCCGCCTGTACATGCTGCAAACCCGCAACGGAAAGCGCACCGGACGGGCAGCGGTCCGCGTGGCCATACAGATGGTGGAAGAGGGGTTGATCAGCAAGGAAGAAGCGATTTTCCGCGTGGAGCCCAACCAACTTTACGATTTTCTGGTACCGCGTTTGGATGAGAAGAATGTAAAGATCGAAGTATTGGCTACGGGCCTGCCGGCGTCGCCGGGTGCGGCTGTAGGTCAGATTGTGTTCACGGCCGATGAAGCCGTAGAAAAAACCAGCAAGGACAAGAAGACGCCGGTGATCCTGGTGCGCGCTGAAACCACTCCGGAAGATATTCACGGCATGGAAGTGGCCGCCGGGATTCTAACCTCGCGCGGTGGCATGACTAGCCACGCTGCGGTGGTCACTCGAGGCATGGGCAAGTGCTGCGTGGCTGGCGCGGGCGATATCGAAGTGGACGAGAAAGCGCACGAGATGCGGGTGAAAGGCCAAGTGCTGAAAGATGGCGACTGGATCTCTCTCGACGGCACTACCGGACGGGTTATCAAGGGCAAGCTGAATACGGTGGAGGCCAAGCCCGATGATCCCGAGCTGATGAAGCTGATGGGCTGGGCGGAACCGTTCCGCAAGCTGGGCGTACGCGCGAACGCGGACATTCCGCGCGACGCCATCCAGGCGCGGGCCTTCGGCGCTGAAGGAATTGGGCTGTGCCGCACCGAGCACATGTTCTTCGCCGAGGACCGCATTCCCCACATCCGGGCCATGATCATGGCGAACAACGAAAAAGACCGCCGCATGGCCTTGCGAAAGCTGCTGCCCATGCAGCGTTCTGACTTTATCGGCGTCTTTCGCGCCATGGATGGATTTCCGGTGACCATCCGTACGCTCGATCCGCCGCTCCACGAGTTTCTGCCGCGGCGCGAAGACCTGATGGTGGAAATTGCGGTGCTGGAGGCGACCAAGCCTCGTTCCTCCAAGCTGCGCGAACTTCGCACTATGCTGCGCCGGGTGGAGGAGTTGCACGAGTTCAATCCCATGCTAGGGCATCGGGGATGCAGATTGGGAATTACTTATCCGGAAATCACGGAGATGCAGGCCCGCGCCATCTTCGAGGCCGCAGTCGCTGTATCGAAGGAGGGCGTGAAGGTTTATCCAGAGGTCATGATTCCGCTAGTTGGCACGCTCAAAGAAATGGCAAACCAAAAGGAGATCGTGGTGCGGGTGGCCGAAGAGGTGTTCGCGGAAAAAGAAAGGCGGGTCGAATACCTGGTCGGCACTATGATCGAACTGCCGCGCGCGGCGCTGGTTGCGGAAGAGATCGCGAAAGAAGCGCAGTTTTTCTCGTTCGGCACCAACGATCTCACGCAGACAACCTTCGGCTTCTCACGTGATGACATCAACAAATTCCTGCCTGCGTATCTGGCGGAGGGGATTCTCAAGCAGGATCCGTTTGCCGCACTCGACCGCGAAGGCGTGGGACAGCTGGTCCGCATGGGAACGGAGCGCGGGCGCAAGGGGCGTCCCAACCTGAAAGTCGGCATCTGCGGCGAACATGGCGGGGACCCTTCTTCGGTGGAGTTCTGTCATCAGGTGGGGCTCAACTATGTTTCGTGTTCACCTTTTCGCGTGCTGACGGCGCGTTTGGCGGCGGCGCAAGCGGCTGCGGGTGAGCAGTTGAAGGGGGAAGCGGGAAGGACTAAATAG